In Tautonia rosea, one DNA window encodes the following:
- a CDS encoding class I SAM-dependent methyltransferase gives MKYLPGPTVVPRNHLEETLNALPEGARILDVGAGGRRVLTKVVTLDAVPVKGVDVVGDIHRMPLGSDSFDCVICTGTLEHVQDPWIAVREIQRVLKPGGIAHIDVPFIQGYHADPTDYWRFTLDGLRFLCRGFEELDAGVHIGPSCGLVWIAREWADSCSGNRYLSNAMLIAAALVTAPIRYLDYLVIRSPRSHRVASAVFFRGQKPRNNA, from the coding sequence TTGAAGTACTTGCCGGGACCGACGGTTGTTCCCCGAAATCACCTCGAGGAAACGCTGAACGCACTGCCCGAAGGTGCACGTATTCTGGATGTTGGCGCGGGTGGTCGGAGAGTTCTCACCAAGGTGGTGACTCTCGACGCGGTACCAGTAAAGGGTGTTGATGTTGTCGGGGACATCCACCGAATGCCTCTGGGGTCTGACTCGTTCGATTGTGTGATTTGTACCGGAACACTCGAGCACGTTCAGGATCCCTGGATAGCCGTTCGGGAGATCCAGCGAGTGCTCAAACCCGGAGGGATCGCGCATATTGACGTGCCATTCATCCAAGGTTATCACGCTGATCCAACCGATTACTGGCGATTTACACTCGATGGTCTTCGATTCCTTTGTCGCGGATTCGAGGAACTCGATGCCGGGGTTCACATCGGACCAAGCTGTGGGTTGGTGTGGATCGCTCGGGAGTGGGCTGACAGTTGTAGCGGGAATCGATATTTGTCAAACGCGATGTTAATTGCCGCAGCTCTGGTGACTGCACCGATTCGTTATCTTGATTATCTCGTGATCCGAAGTCCTCGCAGCCACCGAGTCGCATCGGCTGTTTTCTTCCGCGGTCAAAAACCGAGGAATAACGCCTGA
- a CDS encoding UbiA prenyltransferase family protein — translation MTQPLATGIGSRIGPYIAIARPDHWCKNVFMLLGVALACFYHPELFRWNTLAGIGWAFLATCLIASSNYVINEILDAPSDLSHPVKRNRPIPSGKVSIPIAYAEWVILGTLGLLMAAMLNRPFFASAALLLFMGLVYNVPPIRSKDQPYLDVLSESINNPIRLLLGWFAVSTIEVPPVSLLLSYWMIGAFFMAAKRFSEYRSIADAAVAGAYRPSFRHYDERKLLVSMFFYVTTFALFLGVFIIRYRLELILTFPLIAGFVCYYLNVAFKDDSAAQNPERLYREWGLMVYLIVCVLAFVTLMFVQIPILYSVFNVNPSPVNPLWSL, via the coding sequence ATGACACAACCTCTGGCAACCGGGATTGGAAGCCGGATCGGACCCTACATTGCTATTGCCCGGCCGGATCACTGGTGCAAGAACGTCTTCATGCTGCTTGGGGTCGCCCTGGCGTGCTTCTATCATCCGGAACTGTTCCGGTGGAATACGCTTGCAGGGATCGGCTGGGCATTTCTGGCAACCTGCCTGATCGCATCAAGCAATTATGTGATCAATGAAATCCTCGATGCGCCGTCTGACCTCTCCCATCCGGTCAAGCGGAACCGACCCATTCCTTCGGGAAAGGTCTCCATTCCGATTGCCTATGCGGAATGGGTGATCCTGGGCACCCTTGGTTTGCTGATGGCGGCGATGCTGAATCGTCCCTTCTTCGCGTCGGCTGCATTACTGCTCTTTATGGGCTTGGTGTACAATGTGCCCCCCATTCGGTCCAAGGATCAACCCTATCTGGACGTCCTGTCCGAGTCGATCAACAATCCGATCCGGCTCTTGCTGGGATGGTTCGCCGTCTCGACGATCGAGGTGCCGCCGGTCTCGCTGTTGCTGTCTTACTGGATGATTGGCGCATTCTTTATGGCGGCCAAGCGATTCTCGGAGTATCGATCCATTGCCGATGCCGCAGTGGCCGGAGCCTACCGTCCTTCGTTCCGCCATTACGACGAGCGAAAGCTTCTTGTCAGTATGTTCTTCTATGTCACAACCTTTGCACTTTTTCTTGGGGTTTTTATCATTCGGTATCGGCTCGAACTCATTCTCACCTTCCCGCTCATTGCCGGATTTGTCTGCTATTACCTCAACGTCGCATTCAAGGACGACAGTGCCGCCCAGAACCCCGAGCGACTCTATCGCGAGTGGGGCCTGATGGTCTACTTGATCGTCTGCGTCCTCGCTTTCGTGACGTTGATGTTCGTGCAGATTCCGATACTTTACAGCGTCTTCAACGTGAATCCGTCCCCGGTGAATCCGCTGTGGAGCCTCTGA
- the asnB gene encoding asparagine synthase (glutamine-hydrolyzing): MCGIAGILYRSVQRPLNRQSLMTMGGAVSHRGPDADGYWIEPGIGLVHRRLSIIDLEGGDQPIGNEDGSVQIVFNGEIYNYRELRASLEAKGHRFATQSDTEVLVHLYEEEGAALVERLRGMFAFALWDRSKRRLVLARDRLGIKPLYLHRNRDMLVFGSELKAILACPDVARAVDSEALEDYLTFGMIPGSKSILKGIEKLPPGHVLEVGPESLDRSPKRYWQLRFEPDRDPGPDEWVERIREKLDESVRLHLIADVPVGAFLSGGLDSGVIVAMASKALTEPLQTFSIGFREESFSELPYARQTAERYGTQHTEEVVTPDAVELLEELAHYFDEPFADPSAVPTYLVSRMASQSVKVVLSGDGGDEAFGGYARYAHDLKESTLREWLPGWFRHAVLGPLGNRWPKADWLPRPLRAKTLLTNVAMEADQAYANTLSQCRMPLRRRLIARDLVTSLNGHDPGRLVVDAFASAPRGDALGGMIAADVATVLPDDFLVKVDRASMAHGLEVRPPLLDHQLLELAATIPSDWKIREGTTKWIFKRAFNHVLPPSVASRPKHGFDVPIDDWLRGPLREMIEDTVLDPHARVGGLIDQEMARRIYRAHLSGTGRHGQTLWSLLVLARWADRYLGSNVKLVTKS, translated from the coding sequence ATGTGTGGAATCGCAGGTATTCTATATCGAAGCGTTCAACGTCCTTTGAATCGACAATCCCTCATGACAATGGGCGGAGCTGTGTCGCACAGAGGGCCCGATGCTGATGGGTACTGGATTGAGCCTGGGATCGGGTTGGTTCATCGGAGGTTGTCGATTATCGACCTGGAGGGGGGCGATCAGCCGATCGGCAACGAGGATGGATCGGTACAGATCGTGTTCAATGGAGAGATCTATAACTACCGTGAACTGAGGGCGAGCCTGGAGGCCAAAGGCCATCGATTTGCGACCCAGAGCGATACTGAGGTGCTGGTCCACCTCTACGAGGAAGAAGGGGCTGCCCTCGTCGAACGGCTGCGAGGGATGTTCGCGTTTGCCCTCTGGGATCGTTCGAAGCGACGGCTGGTCCTGGCGAGGGATCGGCTGGGCATCAAGCCGCTGTATCTCCACCGCAATCGGGACATGCTGGTCTTCGGTTCGGAGCTGAAGGCGATCTTGGCATGTCCTGATGTGGCTCGAGCGGTTGATTCGGAAGCGCTGGAAGATTACCTGACCTTCGGGATGATTCCCGGGTCGAAGTCGATTCTCAAGGGAATCGAGAAGCTGCCACCGGGCCATGTGCTCGAGGTTGGTCCGGAGTCTCTCGACCGCAGCCCCAAACGCTACTGGCAACTTCGGTTCGAACCGGATCGAGATCCAGGCCCCGACGAATGGGTCGAACGGATCCGAGAAAAGCTTGACGAATCGGTCAGGCTTCATCTGATCGCCGATGTGCCGGTCGGGGCGTTTCTCAGCGGGGGCTTGGACTCCGGAGTCATCGTTGCGATGGCCTCCAAGGCGCTGACCGAACCGCTGCAAACCTTCTCCATCGGGTTTCGGGAGGAATCGTTCAGCGAGTTGCCCTACGCCCGACAAACGGCCGAGCGGTATGGCACACAACACACCGAGGAGGTCGTGACCCCGGACGCAGTCGAGCTCCTGGAGGAACTCGCCCACTACTTCGACGAACCGTTTGCCGATCCGTCGGCGGTCCCGACGTACCTGGTTTCCAGAATGGCAAGCCAGAGTGTCAAGGTCGTACTCTCAGGAGATGGGGGAGACGAGGCGTTTGGCGGATACGCACGATATGCCCACGACCTGAAGGAGTCTACGCTCAGGGAGTGGCTGCCCGGTTGGTTTCGTCACGCGGTGCTGGGACCCCTCGGCAATCGCTGGCCGAAAGCAGACTGGCTCCCCCGCCCATTGCGGGCGAAGACACTCCTGACCAACGTGGCGATGGAGGCTGACCAGGCCTACGCCAACACGCTGTCACAGTGTCGGATGCCATTGCGACGCAGGCTGATCGCTCGCGATCTTGTCACCAGCCTCAACGGTCATGATCCGGGACGCCTGGTCGTTGATGCGTTCGCATCCGCGCCTCGGGGGGATGCGCTCGGAGGAATGATTGCCGCCGATGTCGCCACCGTCTTGCCCGATGATTTCCTGGTCAAGGTGGACCGGGCAAGCATGGCACATGGCCTCGAAGTCCGCCCGCCATTACTCGATCACCAACTGCTTGAACTGGCCGCGACAATTCCCTCGGATTGGAAAATCCGAGAAGGAACAACCAAGTGGATTTTCAAGCGGGCTTTCAATCACGTTTTGCCCCCCTCGGTGGCGAGTCGACCAAAGCACGGGTTTGATGTGCCGATTGACGACTGGCTCCGAGGTCCGCTCCGGGAAATGATCGAAGACACGGTGCTCGACCCTCACGCTCGCGTTGGTGGGTTGATTGACCAGGAAATGGCTCGACGCATCTATCGAGCACACCTGTCCGGAACCGGTCGGCACGGCCAAACACTCTGGAGCCTCCTTGTCCTCGCCCGCTGGGCCGACCGCTATCTTGGTTCGAATGTCAAACTTGTTACAAAGTCGTGA
- a CDS encoding exo-rhamnogalacturonan lyase family protein → MNHPEGEDRGVDWPGCDQPASGVDLIIDVPRDSALPQPVTFGLPMPRGRLVDRSNLALFGPGGKSVATQAEGLARWSDGSLKWVLIDAVIGPSTPGKHSWRLESTSELRPDVALRVIDSADGFEINTGVARFTVDRRNGTCLAGVEIEGQEILEGPAEFVLTDVRMRQASPRIESVELEADGPVRATVRVRGRFEGRVTCVFDARLSFFAGTGLVKVDWTLHNPRRARHPGGLWDLGDPGSVLFRDCSLAMTIAGMDDPRIVWRTMPDEAVRSSDIADLEIYQDSSGGENWASTNHVNRNNQVPLTFRGFRNRHAGREEYGLRANPVLAIAGQRGTITAAIPEFWQQFPKALEVAGHSIHLRVFPVQCGDPFELQGGERKTHTLWLHFGPPSDPSTAPLDWTHFPARVRARPEWYAGTGAIPRLLPVGGNQECCLESFLKSAALDEQTGLIARREIIDEYGWRNYGEIFADHEQEHYQGPRPAISHYNNQYDMVLGAMLQDLRTGDPRWSEIFDPLARHVLDIDIYHTQKDRSAYNGGLFWFTDHYKDAKTSTHRTYSRHNCRSGDRSYGGGPSSNHLFTSGLLLYHYLTGDPAARDAVIELADWVVAMDDGRRNILGVIDDGPTGLASATGTTDYHGPGRGVGNSVNTLIDGWLASGRRAYLEVAEGFIRRCIHPHDEIEKHDLLNVEKRWSYPVFLSTLSRYLGHKAEAGEYDFMYAYARESLLTYTRWMLEHERPYFDRPEELEYPTEAWPAQDFRKANAMRMAAEHADEPLRTDLMRRALEISERSWADLLAFDDAHRSTARAIALVMVEGSLDAFYRNRGARRVDCPMGLVPDFGTPERFVPQKARVRNRLTTGSGLIRALISVLNPVRWHRLSTAHSH, encoded by the coding sequence GTGAACCATCCTGAAGGTGAGGACCGTGGGGTCGATTGGCCTGGCTGCGATCAACCGGCTTCTGGAGTCGATCTCATCATCGATGTCCCCCGGGATTCGGCCTTGCCCCAGCCGGTGACCTTTGGCTTACCGATGCCCAGGGGACGCCTGGTTGATCGTTCAAACCTCGCCCTGTTTGGACCCGGTGGGAAATCAGTGGCGACTCAGGCCGAGGGGCTCGCCCGATGGTCGGACGGGAGCCTGAAATGGGTCCTGATCGACGCCGTGATCGGGCCTTCAACTCCTGGTAAGCATTCTTGGCGATTAGAATCGACCAGCGAGCTGCGGCCTGACGTTGCTCTGCGGGTAATAGATTCCGCCGATGGGTTCGAGATCAACACCGGCGTTGCTCGGTTCACGGTCGATCGGCGAAACGGGACATGCTTGGCCGGCGTCGAGATCGAAGGGCAGGAAATCCTGGAGGGGCCAGCGGAGTTCGTCCTGACGGACGTTCGGATGCGTCAGGCCAGCCCTCGAATCGAGTCGGTCGAGTTGGAGGCCGATGGCCCAGTGCGGGCCACCGTTCGAGTGCGGGGTCGGTTCGAGGGACGGGTCACATGTGTGTTCGATGCTCGCCTGTCCTTCTTCGCCGGGACCGGATTGGTGAAGGTGGACTGGACGCTGCACAATCCCCGTCGAGCTCGGCATCCAGGAGGTCTCTGGGATCTCGGCGACCCGGGATCAGTCCTCTTCCGCGACTGTTCGCTCGCGATGACGATAGCGGGGATGGACGACCCTCGGATCGTTTGGAGGACCATGCCTGACGAGGCCGTACGGTCCTCGGACATTGCGGACCTGGAAATCTATCAGGACTCCAGCGGGGGCGAGAACTGGGCGAGCACGAACCACGTCAATCGGAACAATCAGGTTCCCTTGACGTTTCGCGGTTTCCGCAACCGTCATGCAGGGAGGGAGGAATATGGCCTGCGGGCCAATCCCGTTCTAGCGATCGCGGGTCAAAGGGGAACAATCACGGCGGCGATTCCCGAGTTCTGGCAGCAATTTCCCAAGGCGCTCGAAGTTGCTGGCCATTCTATTCACCTTCGTGTGTTTCCTGTCCAGTGCGGAGACCCTTTCGAATTGCAAGGGGGCGAGCGGAAGACCCATACGCTCTGGTTGCACTTCGGACCACCAAGCGATCCCTCGACGGCCCCACTGGACTGGACCCACTTCCCAGCCCGAGTGCGGGCGAGGCCCGAATGGTACGCGGGTACGGGAGCGATTCCTCGACTGCTCCCTGTCGGTGGGAATCAGGAATGCTGCCTTGAATCTTTCCTGAAGTCGGCAGCACTCGATGAGCAAACGGGCCTGATTGCTCGCCGGGAGATCATCGACGAGTACGGCTGGCGCAATTACGGCGAGATCTTCGCCGATCATGAGCAGGAACATTATCAGGGACCTCGACCTGCGATCTCCCACTACAACAACCAGTACGACATGGTCCTGGGGGCGATGCTCCAGGACCTCCGAACGGGCGACCCCCGGTGGTCGGAGATTTTCGACCCTCTTGCCCGTCACGTCCTCGACATCGACATCTACCACACACAGAAAGATCGATCGGCCTACAACGGCGGCCTTTTCTGGTTCACGGACCATTACAAGGATGCGAAAACCAGTACGCATCGCACCTACTCTCGACACAATTGTCGGTCTGGAGATCGCTCCTACGGAGGGGGGCCGAGCAGCAATCATCTGTTCACAAGTGGCCTGTTGCTCTACCACTACCTGACGGGTGATCCCGCCGCTCGCGATGCCGTGATCGAACTCGCCGACTGGGTCGTTGCGATGGATGACGGCCGGCGGAACATCCTTGGCGTGATCGACGATGGCCCAACGGGACTGGCGAGTGCGACGGGAACCACCGATTATCACGGACCCGGACGTGGCGTCGGGAACTCCGTCAACACCCTGATCGATGGCTGGCTTGCGTCCGGCCGTCGCGCGTATCTCGAGGTTGCCGAGGGGTTCATTCGTCGGTGCATTCACCCACATGATGAGATCGAGAAACACGACCTTCTGAATGTTGAGAAGCGCTGGTCGTATCCTGTGTTTCTCTCGACACTCAGCAGGTATCTCGGTCACAAGGCTGAAGCTGGCGAATACGACTTCATGTATGCCTACGCCCGTGAAAGTCTCCTGACGTATACCCGCTGGATGCTTGAGCACGAACGGCCCTACTTCGACCGTCCTGAGGAGTTGGAGTATCCGACCGAAGCCTGGCCGGCTCAGGACTTTCGGAAAGCCAATGCCATGCGGATGGCCGCAGAGCACGCCGACGAACCGCTCCGAACCGATCTGATGCGCCGGGCCTTGGAGATCTCCGAACGCTCTTGGGCCGACTTGCTGGCGTTCGATGATGCACACCGGTCGACGGCTCGGGCAATTGCTCTGGTGATGGTTGAAGGTTCACTGGATGCCTTTTACCGGAATCGAGGGGCCAGACGAGTCGATTGTCCGATGGGTCTTGTTCCTGATTTTGGTACTCCAGAACGCTTTGTTCCCCAGAAAGCCCGCGTGCGGAATCGCCTGACAACCGGAAGCGGGCTCATAAGGGCGCTGATCAGTGTGCTTAATCCGGTTCGCTGGCATCGACTGAGCACCGCACACTCTCACTGA
- a CDS encoding acyltransferase, translating into MKAVAKRLAELLAALAVLPAYACYRVGKLAMGSDRAFPGWSQALALVPGLTGVYLRRAFYRMVLPRCDEGSCLSFGTVFSHPTAEVGRFVYAGLYCCLGDVTLEDNVLLGSHVSVVNGGSQHGIDRLDVPIREQPGHWPRVTIGTDSWIGDRSVVLANVGRHCVIGAGSVVTKPIPDYAIAAGVPARVIRYRNQHEGSSSAGMGDGNLGNNEITANFGSIGIA; encoded by the coding sequence ATGAAAGCGGTTGCGAAACGACTGGCTGAGCTCCTTGCCGCGCTGGCAGTCCTGCCCGCCTACGCTTGCTACCGCGTCGGGAAACTGGCGATGGGGTCGGACCGGGCGTTCCCCGGGTGGTCGCAGGCTCTTGCCCTGGTTCCGGGGCTGACGGGGGTCTACCTTAGGCGGGCCTTTTATCGCATGGTCCTGCCACGTTGTGACGAGGGGAGTTGTCTCAGCTTCGGCACCGTCTTTTCACATCCGACGGCCGAGGTGGGCCGATTCGTTTACGCTGGACTCTACTGCTGCCTGGGAGACGTGACGCTGGAGGACAATGTGCTGCTCGGCTCGCACGTTTCGGTCGTCAATGGGGGAAGTCAACATGGCATCGATCGGCTGGATGTACCGATCCGAGAGCAGCCGGGTCATTGGCCTCGTGTGACGATTGGGACTGATTCGTGGATTGGGGACCGTTCGGTGGTATTGGCCAATGTCGGGAGGCATTGTGTGATCGGTGCAGGGTCGGTTGTCACGAAGCCGATCCCTGACTACGCCATCGCGGCTGGTGTTCCGGCTCGAGTGATCCGCTATCGGAATCAACACGAAGGATCATCAAGTGCAGGAATGGGTGATGGAAATTTGGGAAATAACGAGATAACTGCTAACTTTGGTTCGATCGGTATAGCATAA
- a CDS encoding asparagine synthetase B family protein, whose product MPGLWGLIHRDGSEDLKLLAQLMGERMTYHPSYRVEQYASVDHRLHLGRVSLGFVNSASQPATNEDGSLLAMMEGELLDYEDQRRTLSGFGHAFQGESHAEILLHGYEQQGRDFFRGLRGTFVAAIWDQPRRRIVLVNDRFGMKPLYYTRIPDGLAFASEIKALLAYPAVSSDLDPRGIAQFFTFGHLLNEETLYHAIKVLPAAGWLEHETETGRLTLDRTWRLEVGQGGGALSGIEAIDQVDAAFGRAVERCVSGGRRLGLSLSGGMDSRAVLGAINTKQTPITTVSLGMPGSIDTLSAERMARVAGCEHHRYQLDQGFLSRFEVHLRRMVHLTDGQYLDQCIVMPTLPLYRELGIEVLLRGHAGELMHMNKAYNYSLDHAALGLRNETDLEAWLWGHLRAYMVEAVDGPLFQGDLERDRESLARDSLREGYSESAGLDPPAHRIWHHFLTQRLRRETALSMVEFHSVVETRLPFLDHDLIDLIFRMPPDLKVGETLQAAILRRRRPEFLAIPNANTGTRVGAGRLARSASKFRMKVLAKLGAPGYQPYERLGLWLRRELRPVVEHILLSDRCRDRAIFNPDTVTSVVGQHMAGQRNHTYLLMALMIFEVGQRQFLDNETDEAPGSSHLEAIDCFKVS is encoded by the coding sequence ATGCCCGGTCTCTGGGGACTGATTCATCGCGACGGGTCCGAAGACCTCAAGTTGCTTGCGCAACTGATGGGCGAGCGGATGACTTACCACCCTTCGTACCGGGTCGAACAGTATGCCTCGGTCGACCACCGTCTCCATCTCGGCCGCGTGTCCCTCGGTTTCGTCAACAGCGCCAGCCAGCCAGCGACCAATGAGGATGGCTCGCTCCTGGCGATGATGGAGGGCGAACTCCTCGATTATGAGGACCAACGGCGTACCCTGTCCGGCTTCGGCCACGCCTTCCAGGGTGAGAGTCACGCCGAGATTCTCCTGCACGGCTACGAGCAGCAAGGACGAGACTTTTTCCGTGGGCTGCGGGGGACCTTTGTTGCGGCCATTTGGGATCAGCCTCGGCGGCGGATTGTCCTGGTCAATGACCGCTTCGGGATGAAACCTCTTTACTACACCCGAATCCCGGACGGGCTCGCGTTCGCGTCCGAGATCAAGGCCTTGCTGGCCTATCCGGCCGTTTCCTCCGACCTCGACCCCCGTGGGATCGCCCAGTTCTTCACCTTTGGCCACCTGCTGAACGAGGAGACACTCTACCACGCCATCAAGGTCCTCCCGGCAGCCGGCTGGCTGGAGCATGAGACCGAGACCGGCCGGCTCACGCTCGATCGGACCTGGCGCCTGGAGGTCGGGCAGGGGGGGGGGGCCCTCTCCGGCATTGAGGCGATCGACCAGGTCGACGCCGCCTTTGGCCGGGCCGTCGAGCGGTGCGTCTCGGGAGGGCGTCGGCTGGGCCTGTCGCTCTCCGGCGGCATGGATTCCCGCGCAGTGCTTGGTGCCATCAACACGAAGCAAACACCCATCACGACGGTCAGCCTCGGCATGCCGGGGAGCATCGATACGCTCAGTGCCGAGCGGATGGCCCGCGTTGCCGGCTGCGAGCACCACCGCTACCAGCTCGATCAGGGCTTCCTCTCCCGCTTCGAAGTCCACCTGCGTCGGATGGTCCACCTTACCGATGGGCAGTATCTTGACCAGTGCATCGTGATGCCCACGCTGCCGCTCTATCGCGAGCTTGGCATCGAGGTCTTGCTCCGCGGCCATGCCGGCGAACTGATGCACATGAACAAGGCCTACAACTACTCACTCGACCACGCGGCCCTCGGCCTTCGTAACGAGACGGACCTGGAGGCCTGGCTCTGGGGCCACCTGCGAGCCTACATGGTTGAAGCCGTCGACGGTCCTCTGTTCCAGGGCGACCTGGAGCGCGATCGCGAATCCTTGGCCCGCGACTCCCTTCGAGAAGGCTATTCCGAATCGGCCGGCCTTGACCCGCCGGCCCACCGCATCTGGCACCATTTCCTCACCCAGCGACTGCGTCGCGAAACCGCCCTCTCGATGGTCGAGTTCCACTCTGTGGTCGAGACCCGGCTCCCGTTCCTCGATCACGACCTGATCGACCTGATCTTCCGGATGCCCCCGGACCTCAAGGTCGGCGAGACGCTTCAGGCCGCGATCCTCCGCCGCCGTCGCCCCGAGTTCCTCGCCATCCCCAACGCCAACACCGGCACCCGCGTCGGAGCCGGCCGCCTGGCCCGCTCCGCAAGCAAGTTCCGGATGAAGGTCCTCGCCAAACTCGGTGCCCCCGGCTACCAGCCCTACGAACGCCTCGGCCTCTGGCTCCGCCGTGAACTCCGCCCCGTCGTCGAACACATCCTTCTCTCCGATCGCTGCCGCGACCGTGCCATCTTCAACCCGGATACCGTGACTTCGGTTGTCGGTCAGCACATGGCTGGGCAACGAAATCATACCTACCTGCTCATGGCTCTCATGATCTTTGAAGTGGGCCAGCGTCAATTTCTCGACAACGAGACCGATGAGGCTCCGGGAAGTTCGCACTTGGAGGCCATCGATTGTTTCAAGGTTTCGTAA
- a CDS encoding ArnT family glycosyltransferase: MSDSESAQDLTSESPRRLDEKARRDPDDFTVNQARIYLSLILLVGLVLRLALWLNFDQKPPQIWDERDYDTLAMTLAEYGEFAFEPGYPISLRPPLYPALVAGVYEVAGMQNYQAVRLVQIPLSLLIVSLAYVLGAQIESRRVGVWAAGFCSVYPSLVAYHNLLLTEILFTALLMAFIVSLIRAQQRDSIARLVPAGVLLGLGALARSVLWPTPVIFGVYLLLAWRGHLGRRLLAGVVLAAATWGTIAPWAIRNTKLQETFTTVDVMSGRNLMMGNYEHTPMYRAWDAISVEGERSWIYVLSQRYPDEMGGLTQGQIDKLALKAAVAFVRENPVLTLKRDIVKFFHFWGLERELVAGAASGYFGEISTPGLLALTALIFGSYVAAMIAGIFGAVVRPPSDWRGHVLLLLVISYLCAMHTLSFGHSRYHLPLIPLILVYAGNAVVYAREIWSRRRTWAFGVALALIALFVAGWAWEVLIVDLQRFTAMIRPNA, translated from the coding sequence ATGAGCGACTCGGAATCAGCCCAGGACCTCACCTCCGAATCCCCAAGAAGGCTTGATGAAAAGGCTCGCCGTGATCCGGACGATTTCACGGTCAACCAGGCTCGAATCTACCTCAGTCTGATCCTGCTGGTTGGCCTGGTGTTACGGTTGGCACTCTGGCTGAACTTCGATCAGAAGCCCCCTCAAATCTGGGATGAACGTGACTACGACACCCTGGCGATGACACTCGCTGAATACGGTGAGTTCGCCTTCGAACCCGGCTATCCGATCTCGCTCCGGCCACCCCTTTACCCGGCCTTGGTCGCTGGGGTCTATGAGGTCGCCGGGATGCAGAATTACCAGGCCGTGCGTTTGGTCCAGATCCCGTTGAGCCTATTGATCGTGAGCTTGGCCTATGTCCTCGGCGCTCAGATCGAATCGCGACGGGTTGGCGTATGGGCCGCTGGATTCTGCAGTGTTTATCCCTCGCTGGTGGCTTACCACAACCTCCTCCTGACCGAGATCCTCTTCACGGCCTTGCTGATGGCCTTCATTGTTTCCTTGATCAGGGCGCAACAACGTGACTCCATCGCTCGGCTCGTTCCGGCAGGTGTCCTGCTAGGACTCGGTGCGCTGGCGAGAAGCGTGCTCTGGCCGACGCCGGTGATCTTCGGCGTGTACTTGCTGCTTGCCTGGCGGGGACATCTCGGGCGGCGATTACTGGCCGGAGTGGTCCTGGCGGCGGCGACCTGGGGGACGATTGCCCCGTGGGCGATCCGGAACACCAAGCTCCAGGAAACCTTCACTACGGTCGACGTCATGAGTGGCCGGAATCTCATGATGGGCAACTACGAGCACACGCCCATGTACCGCGCATGGGATGCGATCTCGGTGGAGGGAGAACGATCGTGGATCTATGTCCTCTCGCAGCGATACCCCGACGAGATGGGCGGATTAACCCAGGGACAAATTGACAAGCTGGCTCTGAAGGCCGCGGTTGCGTTCGTGCGTGAGAACCCCGTCCTGACGCTCAAACGCGACATCGTCAAGTTCTTCCATTTTTGGGGCCTGGAGCGTGAACTGGTCGCTGGTGCGGCGAGTGGTTATTTCGGTGAAATTTCCACTCCAGGCCTTCTGGCGCTGACCGCTCTGATCTTCGGGAGTTATGTTGCCGCCATGATCGCCGGGATTTTCGGAGCCGTCGTCCGGCCGCCCTCGGACTGGCGAGGACATGTGCTGCTGCTTTTGGTCATCAGCTACCTCTGCGCGATGCACACCCTCTCGTTCGGACACTCGCGTTATCACCTGCCCTTGATCCCGCTGATCCTTGTCTACGCGGGCAATGCGGTTGTGTACGCTCGGGAGATCTGGTCCAGGAGGAGGACGTGGGCCTTCGGGGTCGCCCTGGCCCTGATCGCACTCTTCGTCGCCGGGTGGGCCTGGGAAGTCCTGATCGTTGACCTTCAGCGCTTTACCGCGATGATTCGACCCAATGCGTGA